From Microlunatus capsulatus, a single genomic window includes:
- a CDS encoding phosphoribosyl-ATP diphosphatase, producing MTTKTFESLFAELSAKVAERAPGSSTVARVDAGVHAIGKKVVEEAAEVWMAAEYQSKADAAEEISQLLYHLQTMMIALDLDLDDVYAHL from the coding sequence GTGACCACGAAGACCTTCGAGTCCCTGTTCGCCGAGCTCAGCGCCAAGGTGGCCGAGCGGGCCCCGGGCTCCAGCACGGTGGCCCGCGTCGACGCGGGCGTCCACGCCATCGGCAAGAAGGTCGTCGAGGAGGCCGCCGAGGTGTGGATGGCCGCGGAGTACCAGTCGAAGGCGGACGCGGCGGAGGAGATCAGCCAGCTGCTCTACCACCTGCAGACGATGATGATCGCCCTCGACCTCGACCTCGACGACGTCTACGCCCACCTCTGA
- the hisG gene encoding ATP phosphoribosyltransferase, with protein sequence MSPARPTIKIAVPNKGSLSESASAMLREAGYAQRSEPKELVLFDEANGVEFFYLRPRDIAVYVGEGTLDVGLTGRDMLLDSRAPATEVMPLGFGRSRFRFAAPVDADLSVEKLQGLRLATSYPGLVETYLADRGVSTRLIKLDGAVETAIRLGVADVIADVVETGTTLRQAGLSLFGDPILQSEGILIRRTDAPEPPGLSQLVRRLNGVLVARNYVMMDYDVSAEVVEAACAITPGLESPTVAPLAKRGWHAVRAMVPKPDAQQVMDDLWELGARAILVTDIAACRI encoded by the coding sequence GTGAGCCCTGCCCGCCCGACCATCAAGATCGCCGTCCCGAACAAGGGCTCCCTGTCGGAGTCCGCGTCCGCGATGCTCCGCGAGGCCGGGTACGCCCAGCGCAGCGAGCCCAAGGAGCTGGTCCTCTTCGACGAGGCCAACGGCGTCGAGTTCTTCTACCTGCGGCCGCGCGACATCGCCGTGTACGTGGGGGAGGGCACCCTCGACGTCGGCCTCACCGGCCGCGACATGCTGCTCGACTCCCGGGCCCCGGCCACCGAGGTGATGCCGCTGGGCTTCGGCCGCAGCCGCTTCCGGTTCGCCGCGCCCGTCGACGCCGACCTCAGCGTGGAGAAGCTGCAGGGCCTCCGGCTCGCCACCTCCTACCCGGGCCTGGTCGAGACCTACCTGGCCGACCGCGGCGTCAGCACCCGGCTGATCAAGCTGGACGGGGCGGTCGAGACCGCCATCCGGCTGGGCGTCGCCGACGTGATCGCCGACGTCGTGGAGACCGGCACCACCCTGCGGCAGGCGGGTCTCTCCCTGTTCGGGGACCCGATCCTGCAGTCCGAGGGCATCCTCATCCGGCGCACCGACGCCCCCGAGCCGCCCGGGCTGTCCCAGCTGGTCCGCCGGCTCAACGGTGTCCTGGTCGCCCGCAACTACGTGATGATGGACTACGACGTCAGCGCCGAGGTGGTCGAGGCTGCCTGCGCGATCACGCCGGGCCTGGAGTCGCCGACGGTCGCGCCGCTGGCCAAGCGGGGCTGGCACGCCGTCCGGGCCATGGTGCCCAAGCCCGACGCCCAGCAGGTGATGGACGACCTCTGGGAGCTCGGCGCCCGCGCCATCCTGGTCACCGACATCGCCGCGTGCCGGATCTAG
- a CDS encoding PH domain-containing protein — MPDLVRPAPDAVAPSTLVIRPRRLRLVAASFAVALVLVTLYGWFALPDDIQVLFTTSQRLTLLGVLALLVGVMVALALSVVRADESGLWFRNGLRTHTVPWDRVHQVVLRRGDPWAFVLLTPADGSAFSADLDAEKRQLMALQYGDGAAAQVGVEELRRRQRYWTTR; from the coding sequence GTGCCGGATCTAGTGCGCCCCGCCCCCGACGCCGTCGCCCCGTCGACGCTCGTCATCCGTCCCCGCCGGCTCCGGCTGGTCGCCGCCTCGTTCGCGGTCGCCCTGGTGCTGGTCACGCTCTACGGCTGGTTCGCCCTGCCGGACGACATCCAGGTGCTGTTCACCACCTCGCAGCGGCTGACCCTGCTGGGGGTGCTGGCTCTGCTGGTGGGGGTGATGGTGGCCCTGGCGCTGAGCGTCGTCCGGGCGGACGAGTCCGGGCTGTGGTTCCGCAACGGGCTGCGGACGCACACCGTTCCCTGGGACCGCGTGCACCAGGTGGTGCTGCGCCGCGGCGACCCCTGGGCCTTCGTGCTGCTGACGCCGGCCGACGGCAGCGCCTTCAGCGCGGACCTCGACGCCGAGAAGCGGCAGCTGATGGCCCTGCAGTACGGCGACGGGGCCGCCGCGCAGGTCGGGGTGGAGGAGCTCCGCCGCCGCCAGCGCTACTGGACGACCCGCTGA
- a CDS encoding SseB family protein, giving the protein MDHERQLAPSPFPGDAGVADPATRRALAAAVGGADPAAYLRAVAVLCTDRLLVPVVATATRLGETVGGLASDKEAEMSVVMLQAADGRRALLGFTGLDALHAWQADARPVAVTLDKAAQTARAEGVAALLVDFAGPHPLVVDGEVLESLAAGRRLVETAPGEFGWLVEADGADPAAG; this is encoded by the coding sequence GTGGACCACGAACGCCAGCTCGCACCCTCCCCGTTCCCCGGTGACGCCGGGGTCGCCGACCCCGCCACGCGGCGGGCGCTCGCCGCGGCCGTCGGTGGCGCGGACCCGGCCGCCTACCTCCGCGCCGTCGCCGTGCTGTGCACCGACCGGCTGCTCGTGCCCGTCGTCGCCACCGCCACCCGGCTGGGCGAGACCGTCGGCGGGCTGGCCTCGGACAAGGAGGCGGAGATGTCGGTGGTGATGCTGCAGGCCGCGGACGGCCGCCGCGCCCTGCTCGGCTTCACCGGCCTGGACGCGCTGCACGCCTGGCAGGCTGACGCCCGGCCCGTCGCGGTGACGCTCGACAAGGCCGCCCAGACGGCGCGGGCCGAGGGCGTCGCCGCGCTGCTCGTCGACTTCGCCGGTCCGCACCCGCTGGTCGTCGACGGCGAGGTGCTGGAGTCGCTCGCGGCCGGCCGCCGCCTGGTCGAGACCGCGCCGGGGGAGTTCGGCTGGCTCGTGGAGGCCGACGGCGCCGACCCCGCCGCCGGCTGA
- the infC gene encoding translation initiation factor IF-3, with protein MCEVDHPQPTGGHISTEPRINDRIRVPEVRLVGPAGEQVGIVRIDDALRLARESELDLVEVAPMARPPVAKLMDYGKFKYENAQKARESRRNQTNTVIKEMKLRPKIDSHDYETKKGHVVRFLKAGDKVKITIMFRGREQSRPELGYNLLKKLAADVDEFGFVESSPKQDGRNMLMVLGPHKKKTEARAEASVERDRRMAERQAGLDEERNQLAEIRAQHAAAGPTAPRRRGPADNLDPDVEV; from the coding sequence GTGTGCGAGGTCGACCATCCACAACCAACTGGAGGACATATCAGCACCGAACCGCGGATCAACGATCGCATCCGTGTCCCCGAAGTCCGTCTCGTCGGCCCCGCCGGCGAGCAGGTGGGGATCGTGCGCATCGACGACGCACTCCGCCTGGCGCGTGAGTCGGAGCTCGACCTGGTCGAGGTCGCGCCGATGGCCCGGCCCCCGGTGGCCAAGCTCATGGACTACGGGAAGTTCAAGTACGAGAACGCCCAGAAGGCCCGTGAGAGCCGTCGGAACCAGACCAACACGGTGATCAAGGAGATGAAGCTCCGGCCGAAGATCGACAGCCACGACTACGAGACCAAGAAGGGTCACGTCGTGCGCTTCCTCAAGGCCGGGGACAAGGTCAAGATCACCATCATGTTCCGCGGGCGCGAGCAGTCGCGTCCCGAGCTCGGCTACAACCTGCTCAAGAAGCTGGCGGCCGACGTGGACGAGTTCGGCTTCGTCGAGTCCTCGCCGAAGCAGGACGGCCGGAACATGCTGATGGTGCTCGGCCCGCACAAGAAGAAGACCGAGGCGCGCGCCGAGGCCTCCGTCGAGCGCGACCGCCGGATGGCGGAGCGCCAGGCGGGTCTGGACGAGGAGCGCAACCAGCTGGCGGAGATCCGTGCGCAGCACGCGGCCGCCGGCCCCACCGCCCCGCGGCGACGCGGGCCGGCGGACAACCTCGACCCCGACGTCGAGGTCTGA
- the rpmI gene encoding 50S ribosomal protein L35 — MPKMKTHSGAKKRFRITGSGKVMHRQAGKMHLNEHKPSSRTRRLTGDSVLAKGDAAKAKKMLGKYAG, encoded by the coding sequence ATGCCGAAGATGAAGACGCACTCCGGTGCGAAGAAGCGGTTCCGGATCACGGGTTCGGGCAAGGTGATGCACCGCCAGGCGGGGAAGATGCACCTCAACGAGCACAAGCCGAGCTCGCGCACGCGTCGCCTCACCGGTGACTCCGTGCTGGCCAAGGGCGACGCCGCCAAGGCCAAGAAGATGCTCGGCAAGTACGCCGGCTGA
- the rplT gene encoding 50S ribosomal protein L20, which yields MARVKRSVNAQKKRRQVLEQASGYRGQRSRLYRKAKEQVTHSLVYAYRDRRARKGDFRKLWIQRINAAARAEGMTYNRFISGLKAADVEVDRKILADLAVTDPTAFRALVEIARQHVPAETAAAETAA from the coding sequence ATGGCACGCGTCAAGCGTTCTGTGAATGCGCAGAAGAAGCGCCGTCAGGTCCTCGAGCAGGCCTCGGGCTACCGCGGCCAGCGCTCGCGCCTCTACCGCAAGGCCAAGGAGCAGGTCACCCACTCCCTGGTCTACGCCTACCGTGACCGCCGCGCCCGCAAGGGCGACTTCCGCAAGCTCTGGATCCAGCGGATCAACGCCGCGGCCCGCGCCGAGGGGATGACCTACAACCGGTTCATCTCCGGGCTCAAGGCCGCCGACGTCGAGGTCGACCGCAAGATCCTCGCCGACCTGGCCGTCACCGACCCCACCGCGTTCCGCGCGCTGGTCGAGATCGCCCGTCAGCACGTGCCCGCCGAGACCGCGGCCGCCGAGACCGCGGCCTGA
- a CDS encoding TrmH family RNA methyltransferase — MVRSARRLLRRKERVQAGEFLAEGRQAVAEALRRPDVVQDLLVARGAVGRHQDLLAEAVAAGVPVGSVPDDQLATLSDTVTPQGLLAVCRAVDVSLEEALAGSPRLVVLCDQVRDPGNLGTVVRCADAFGADAVLVSRDSVDLWNAKTVRASTGSVFHLPVAVEVDLPTAVARARAAGMAVYGADGGGSDSVEELARTGGLSRPVLWVMGNEAWGLPPEHADLVDALVALPMYGQAESLNLSTAAAVFLYATATAQRAGS; from the coding sequence CTGGTGCGGTCGGCTCGTCGTCTGCTCCGGCGCAAGGAACGGGTCCAGGCGGGGGAGTTCCTCGCAGAGGGCCGTCAGGCCGTGGCCGAGGCGCTCCGCCGCCCCGACGTCGTCCAGGACCTGCTGGTCGCCCGCGGCGCGGTCGGCCGGCACCAGGACCTGCTCGCCGAGGCCGTCGCCGCCGGGGTCCCCGTCGGTTCCGTCCCCGACGACCAGCTGGCCACCCTCTCCGACACCGTGACCCCGCAGGGGCTGCTCGCCGTCTGCCGGGCCGTCGACGTCAGCCTCGAGGAGGCGCTCGCCGGGAGCCCGCGCCTCGTCGTGCTCTGCGACCAGGTCCGCGACCCCGGCAACCTCGGCACCGTCGTCCGCTGCGCCGACGCCTTCGGGGCCGACGCCGTCCTGGTGAGCCGGGACTCCGTCGACCTCTGGAACGCCAAGACCGTCCGCGCCAGCACCGGCAGCGTCTTCCACCTGCCCGTCGCCGTCGAGGTCGACCTGCCCACCGCCGTCGCCCGCGCCCGGGCCGCCGGGATGGCCGTCTACGGCGCCGACGGCGGCGGCAGCGACTCGGTGGAGGAGCTCGCCCGCACCGGCGGCCTCAGCCGCCCGGTGCTCTGGGTGATGGGCAACGAGGCGTGGGGTCTGCCGCCCGAGCACGCCGACCTGGTGGACGCCCTCGTCGCGCTGCCCATGTACGGCCAGGCCGAGAGCCTCAACCTCTCCACCGCGGCCGCCGTCTTCCTCTACGCCACCGCCACCGCGCAGCGCGCCGGCTCTTGA
- the pheS gene encoding phenylalanine--tRNA ligase subunit alpha, producing the protein MSGPNKSYDPVQVAPLHAEQVEAMVAEALAAFAAATTVAELKEARLAHAAERSPIALANREIGALPPQARKDAGARVGKARGQINAAVKAREAEVSAAELERALVEERVDVTLPVQPHPVGAVHPITGLMALVEDVFVAMGWEVAEGPELEAEWLNFDALNFVPDHPARTLQDTFFVEPADGGLVLRTHTSPVQARTMLDREPPIYVICPGKVYRADEFDATHVPVFHQFEGLVVDKGITLGHLRGTLDHFAKAMFGDTRTRIRPHYFPFTEPSAEVDLQCFVCHGDSVGHPERPCRTCKSEGWIEWGGCGIVNPRVLAACGIDSDVYSGFAFGMGVERTLMFRNDAADMRDMVEGDVRFSRSLLGVAR; encoded by the coding sequence ATGTCCGGGCCGAACAAGAGCTACGACCCCGTCCAGGTCGCACCGCTGCACGCCGAGCAGGTCGAGGCCATGGTGGCCGAGGCGCTGGCGGCCTTCGCCGCGGCCACGACGGTGGCCGAGCTCAAGGAGGCCCGGCTGGCGCACGCCGCCGAGCGCTCGCCCATCGCCCTGGCGAACCGGGAGATCGGCGCGCTGCCGCCGCAGGCCCGCAAGGACGCGGGGGCCCGGGTCGGCAAGGCCCGCGGGCAGATCAACGCCGCCGTGAAGGCGCGCGAGGCCGAGGTCTCGGCCGCCGAGCTCGAGCGGGCGCTGGTCGAGGAGCGGGTCGACGTGACCCTGCCCGTCCAGCCGCACCCGGTCGGCGCCGTGCACCCCATCACCGGCCTGATGGCCCTGGTCGAGGACGTCTTCGTCGCCATGGGCTGGGAGGTCGCCGAGGGCCCCGAGCTCGAGGCGGAGTGGCTCAACTTCGACGCGCTGAACTTCGTGCCCGACCACCCGGCGCGCACCCTGCAGGACACCTTCTTCGTGGAGCCGGCCGACGGCGGCCTCGTGCTGCGCACCCACACCTCGCCGGTCCAGGCCCGCACCATGCTCGACCGCGAGCCGCCGATCTACGTCATCTGCCCCGGCAAGGTCTACCGGGCCGACGAGTTCGACGCGACGCACGTCCCCGTCTTCCACCAGTTCGAGGGCCTCGTGGTGGACAAGGGCATCACCCTGGGTCACCTGCGCGGCACCCTCGACCACTTCGCCAAGGCCATGTTCGGCGACACCCGGACCCGGATCCGCCCGCACTACTTCCCCTTCACCGAGCCGTCGGCCGAGGTCGACCTGCAGTGCTTCGTCTGCCACGGCGACTCCGTCGGCCACCCGGAGCGTCCCTGCCGCACCTGCAAGAGCGAGGGCTGGATCGAGTGGGGCGGCTGCGGCATCGTCAACCCGCGCGTGCTGGCCGCCTGCGGCATCGACAGCGACGTCTACTCCGGCTTCGCCTTCGGCATGGGCGTGGAGCGCACGCTGATGTTCCGCAACGACGCCGCCGACATGCGCGACATGGTCGAGGGCGACGTGCGGTTCAGCCGCTCCCTGCTGGGAGTGGCCCGATGA
- the pheT gene encoding phenylalanine--tRNA ligase subunit beta, with translation MKAPLSWLAEYAALPADLDGRALAEAYVRAGLEVEAVEQAGADVTGPLVVGRVLSAEPEQHKNGKTINWCRVDVGDHNDPADGEQPASRGIVCGAHNFGAGDLVVVALPGVVLPGDFAIAARKTYGHVSDGMICSARELGLGEDHDGIIVLEDADLVPGADAAEVLHLRETVLDLDVTPDRGYCLSLRGLAREAAQATGTTFTDPVDRPVPAEVADGHPVRRESDGCPLFVALTVTGIDPTRPSPRWLARRVQLAGMRPISLAVDITNYVMLETGQPLHAYDADRLAGALVARQATPGERLTTLDDVERSLDPADLVIADDSGAIGLAGVMGGASSELSASTTSVVLEAAHFDALTLARTSRRHRLTSEASRRFERGVDPGAAYAAAHRAAALLVELAGGTLEAGETVSGSVPPGATTVLDADLAPRVLGVALTTAQVVGHLESVGAAVVVDGASLRATAPTWRPDLTDPYDYVEEVGRLVGYDNIPLAVPPAPVGRGLTPEQRARRAVTAAAAGAGFVEVLSFPFTAAEDLDRMGVPADDRRRRLTRVLNPLAETSPYLRTSVLPGLFAAVTRNTSRGNDDLALFETGAVFFAPEPRTAAPRPSVSGRPSAADLEAMDEALGDQPRHLAAVLTGAWRRPGWDTPGERAGWTHALALADLVGATVGLQLERRAADVAPWHPGRCAAVVLPGTDVVLGHAGELHPSVIAAFGLPPRTAALEIDLDVLVAGAPAVGRIVPLSSHPVAKEDVALVVDASVPAADVAAALEAGAGELLESVQLFDIYTGPQIGEGRKSLAFALRFRAADRTLTDAETGAARDAAVARAAQDTGAVQRTE, from the coding sequence ATGAAGGCCCCGCTCAGCTGGCTGGCCGAGTACGCCGCCCTGCCCGCCGACCTCGACGGCCGCGCGCTGGCCGAGGCCTACGTCCGCGCCGGCCTCGAGGTCGAGGCCGTCGAGCAGGCGGGTGCCGACGTCACCGGCCCGCTCGTCGTCGGCCGGGTGCTCTCGGCCGAGCCCGAGCAGCACAAGAACGGCAAGACCATCAACTGGTGCCGTGTCGACGTGGGCGACCACAACGACCCCGCCGACGGCGAGCAGCCGGCCTCCCGTGGCATCGTCTGCGGCGCGCACAACTTCGGCGCCGGCGACCTCGTCGTCGTCGCCCTGCCGGGCGTCGTGCTCCCCGGGGACTTCGCGATCGCGGCCCGCAAGACCTACGGCCACGTCTCCGACGGGATGATCTGCTCGGCCCGCGAGCTGGGCCTGGGTGAGGACCACGACGGCATCATCGTGCTGGAGGACGCCGACCTGGTGCCCGGCGCCGACGCCGCCGAGGTGCTGCACCTGCGCGAGACCGTCCTCGACCTCGACGTCACCCCCGACCGCGGGTACTGCCTCTCGCTGCGCGGGCTGGCGCGGGAGGCGGCGCAGGCCACCGGCACCACCTTCACCGACCCCGTCGACCGGCCCGTGCCCGCCGAGGTCGCCGACGGCCACCCGGTCCGCCGGGAGTCCGACGGCTGCCCGCTGTTCGTCGCCCTCACTGTGACCGGCATCGACCCCACCCGGCCGAGCCCGCGCTGGCTGGCCCGCCGCGTCCAGCTGGCCGGCATGCGGCCGATCTCGCTGGCCGTCGACATCACCAACTACGTGATGCTCGAGACCGGGCAGCCGCTGCACGCCTACGACGCCGACCGGCTGGCCGGCGCCCTCGTCGCGCGGCAGGCGACGCCGGGGGAGCGGCTGACCACCCTCGACGACGTCGAGCGCAGCCTCGACCCGGCCGACCTCGTGATCGCCGACGACTCCGGCGCGATCGGCCTCGCCGGCGTGATGGGCGGCGCGTCCAGCGAGCTGTCGGCGTCCACGACGTCGGTGGTGCTGGAGGCGGCGCACTTCGACGCCCTGACCCTCGCCCGCACCTCGCGCCGGCACCGGCTGACGTCGGAGGCGTCCCGCCGCTTCGAGCGCGGCGTCGACCCGGGCGCGGCCTACGCCGCCGCCCACCGCGCCGCGGCGCTGCTGGTCGAGCTGGCCGGCGGCACCCTCGAGGCCGGGGAGACGGTCAGCGGCTCGGTCCCGCCGGGCGCGACCACCGTCCTCGACGCCGACCTCGCCCCGCGCGTCCTCGGCGTCGCGCTGACCACCGCGCAGGTTGTCGGCCACCTCGAGAGCGTCGGGGCCGCGGTCGTCGTCGACGGCGCGAGCCTGCGGGCCACCGCGCCGACCTGGCGCCCCGACCTCACCGACCCCTACGACTACGTCGAGGAGGTCGGCCGGCTGGTCGGCTACGACAACATCCCGCTGGCGGTGCCGCCGGCCCCTGTCGGCCGGGGCCTGACCCCGGAGCAGCGGGCCCGCCGCGCCGTCACCGCGGCGGCCGCCGGCGCCGGCTTCGTCGAGGTGCTGAGCTTCCCCTTCACCGCGGCCGAGGACCTGGACCGGATGGGGGTGCCGGCCGACGACCGCCGGCGTCGGCTCACCCGCGTCCTCAACCCGCTGGCCGAGACGAGCCCGTACCTGCGGACGTCGGTCCTGCCCGGTCTCTTCGCCGCCGTCACCCGCAACACCAGCCGGGGCAACGACGACCTGGCCCTCTTCGAGACCGGTGCGGTGTTCTTCGCCCCGGAGCCCCGGACGGCGGCTCCGCGGCCGTCGGTCAGCGGGCGGCCCTCCGCGGCCGACCTGGAGGCGATGGACGAGGCGCTCGGCGACCAGCCGCGGCACCTCGCCGCCGTGCTGACCGGCGCCTGGCGCCGGCCCGGCTGGGACACCCCGGGCGAGCGCGCGGGCTGGACCCACGCCCTGGCCCTCGCCGACCTCGTCGGGGCGACGGTGGGCCTGCAGCTCGAGCGCCGGGCCGCCGACGTCGCCCCCTGGCACCCCGGGCGCTGCGCCGCCGTCGTGCTGCCCGGGACCGACGTCGTCCTCGGGCACGCGGGCGAGCTGCACCCGAGCGTCATCGCCGCCTTCGGCCTGCCGCCGCGCACCGCAGCCCTCGAGATCGACCTCGACGTCCTCGTCGCCGGGGCGCCGGCGGTGGGCCGGATCGTCCCGCTGTCCTCGCACCCGGTGGCCAAGGAGGACGTCGCCCTCGTCGTCGACGCCTCGGTGCCGGCCGCCGACGTCGCCGCGGCGCTGGAGGCCGGCGCGGGGGAGCTGCTCGAGTCGGTGCAGCTGTTCGACATCTACACGGGCCCGCAGATCGGCGAGGGACGCAAGTCCCTCGCCTTCGCCCTGCGCTTCCGGGCGGCCGACCGCACGCTGACCGACGCCGAGACCGGCGCCGCCCGGGACGCGGCCGTGGCGCGCGCGGCGCAGGACACCGGGGCGGTCCAGCGGACCGAGTGA
- the argC gene encoding N-acetyl-gamma-glutamyl-phosphate reductase yields the protein MQVTVKVAVAGATGYAGGELLRLLLGHPEVEIGALTAGSSAGTPLGDAQPHLVALADLTVVATTTENLADHDVVFLALPHGASAAVAEALDPETLVVDCGADFRLTDPAAWERFYGSPHAGSWPYGLPELPGQRAVLAGARRIAVPGCYPTSATLALLPAIHHGLTDARDTVVVAASGPSGAGRSLKPHLLGAELMGSASAYGVGGTHRHVPEMLQNFGVCGAADPSVSFTPVLVPMSRGILATCTAPLADGADLAAVRAAYAADYDDEPFVHVLAEGRWPQTQSVLGANAVHLQVAVDEAAGRLVAVAALDNLTKGTAGGAVQCMNLALGLPETTGLSTAGVAP from the coding sequence ATGCAGGTGACGGTGAAGGTGGCGGTGGCGGGAGCCACGGGGTACGCCGGGGGCGAGCTGCTCCGGCTGCTGCTCGGGCACCCCGAGGTCGAGATCGGTGCGCTGACGGCGGGCTCCAGCGCGGGCACCCCGCTGGGGGACGCGCAGCCGCACCTGGTGGCGCTGGCCGACCTGACGGTCGTCGCGACGACGACGGAGAACCTGGCCGACCACGACGTCGTCTTCCTCGCCCTGCCGCACGGCGCCTCGGCCGCGGTCGCCGAGGCGCTCGACCCGGAGACGCTGGTCGTCGACTGCGGCGCGGACTTCCGGCTCACCGACCCGGCCGCCTGGGAGCGGTTCTACGGCTCCCCGCACGCCGGCAGCTGGCCCTACGGGCTCCCCGAGCTGCCCGGTCAGCGGGCGGTTCTCGCCGGTGCCCGGCGGATCGCCGTCCCCGGCTGCTACCCCACCAGTGCCACGCTCGCCCTGCTGCCCGCCATCCACCACGGGCTGACCGACGCGCGGGACACCGTCGTCGTCGCCGCCAGCGGTCCCTCCGGGGCGGGCAGGTCGCTCAAGCCGCACCTGCTGGGCGCGGAGCTGATGGGTTCGGCCAGCGCCTACGGGGTCGGCGGCACCCACCGGCACGTGCCGGAGATGCTGCAGAACTTCGGGGTCTGCGGCGCCGCCGACCCCTCGGTCTCGTTCACCCCCGTCCTGGTGCCCATGTCGCGGGGCATCCTCGCGACCTGCACCGCCCCGCTGGCCGACGGCGCCGACCTCGCCGCCGTGCGGGCCGCCTACGCCGCCGACTACGACGACGAGCCGTTCGTGCACGTGCTGGCCGAGGGCCGGTGGCCGCAGACCCAGTCGGTGCTGGGGGCCAACGCGGTGCACCTGCAGGTCGCCGTCGACGAGGCCGCCGGCCGGCTGGTCGCCGTCGCCGCGCTCGACAACCTCACCAAGGGCACCGCCGGCGGCGCCGTCCAGTGCATGAACCTCGCGCTCGGGCTGCCCGAGACCACCGGTCTGAGCACCGCGGGGGTCGCCCCGTGA
- a CDS encoding ACT domain-containing protein: MTAWELTRHDVELGQAQLPAHAAVPRWALDDAYPAPYWSVTRTADELSVVCAWEALPGTVTAVGPFVAFSVDGPLEHSLVGVLAGLLEPLAAAGVSILAESTFDTDWVLVPSAQADEAVAVWEQAGHTISPEEDA; this comes from the coding sequence GTGACCGCCTGGGAGCTGACCCGGCACGACGTCGAGCTGGGCCAGGCGCAGCTGCCCGCCCACGCCGCCGTCCCGCGCTGGGCCCTCGACGACGCCTACCCCGCGCCCTACTGGAGCGTCACCCGGACCGCTGACGAGCTGTCGGTGGTCTGCGCCTGGGAGGCGCTGCCCGGCACCGTGACCGCCGTCGGCCCCTTCGTGGCCTTCAGCGTCGACGGCCCGCTCGAGCACTCGCTCGTCGGCGTGCTCGCGGGCCTGCTGGAGCCGCTCGCCGCGGCCGGCGTCTCGATCCTCGCCGAGTCCACCTTCGACACCGACTGGGTGCTCGTGCCCAGCGCCCAGGCCGACGAGGCCGTCGCCGTGTGGGAGCAGGCCGGCCACACCATCAGCCCCGAGGAGGACGCATGA